The window CGTCGGCGGTCGAAGTCGGCATGACGACGCCGATGGGGACTTGCTCGTACGCCGACGCGTCGGTCGCGTACAGCGTTCTCGTGTAGGTGTCGAATCGCACGTCGCCCTCGACGAGGGACTCGAGGTCTTCGACCAGCCCCGGCCGCTCGACGTCGTCGCTGACGTAGTCGTAATCGCCAGCGAGCGCGGGGTCGGTGGCCGGTTCGTGCGTGTTGGATGCCATTGATTAGCTCTGTCGTATGTCGGTTTGCGTGAACGGATAAAGACACCCGGTGACGGGCGTCGCTCCGGGTCGCGCGCGGTTGGTTTGTGAGTCGATTCGCGACCCGAACCGAGTCGGGTCGGTCCGAGTCAGTTTGGGTCAGTCTGAGTCAGTCTGAGCCACTCCGGGCCGGGACGACGCAACTCGGGACGAGTCAGGTCGCTCCGAGTCGGGAGCGCCGACCGGTTAGAACACGCCCGGGAACAGGACGTAGCTGAACAGGAGCGTGAGGACGCCGGTCGCGGTCCCGTAGTACAGAAGCGGGATAAGTTCGAGGCGGATGACGCGGCCCTCCTCGCCGACGAGGCCGACGACCGCGAGCGCGGCGACGACGTTGTGGACGGCGATGAGGTTGCCGATGGCCCCGCCGACCGCCTGCGCGCCCAGCATGACGGTCTTCGACGTGCCGATCTGGTCGGCGACGCCGTACTGGAAGGTGCCGAACAGGATGTCGGAGACGGTGTTCGACCCCGCGAGGAACGCGCCGAACGCGCCCACGAAGGCGGCGAAGAACGGGTAGGCACCGCCCGCGATGCCGGCCATCCCCTCCGAGAGGACGATGAGCATGCTGTCAGTGCCCGTCGCGTTACCCGACTGGAGCATTATCTGGACGGTTGCGACGGCGAACAGCAGCGCGATGACCGCCGGCATGACTTTCTCGGCGGTCTCCGCCCACGTGGCTTTGACCTGTTTCGCATCCATGTCGTGGAGGCCGATGGTGACGAGGTGGACCACGAGGAACACCGCGCCGGGCAGGTAGAGCAACTGGAAGTCGCCCGTCAGCCCCGTACCCCAGATGTCGGCGTACTCGAAGACGAGGTTCGACGTGAGGAAACGCGTCAGCGGGTCGAACACGCGGGTGACGACGAGCAGGGCCGCGACGAGGACGTACGGCGTCCACGCCTTCCAGAGCGACATCTGCTGGGCGACGCCCCCGTCAGCGGCGACCGCGCCGCCGCGTTTGCTCGTCTCGCCGGGCTGGATGTCGCCGACCCAGTGGTCGGGCCACTCGGTCTGCGGCGCGAAGTCCCACTCCTCGTCGGGGTGGAAGAAGCCGGCCTTGAGCGCGGAGACGGTGAGCAGCAGTCCGACCATCGCGCCGACCAGACCGGGGAACACCGGTCCGAGGAAGTAGGCCGTCAGGAAGTACGGCACGGAAAAGGACGCCCACGCGAACAGCGTGAGGGGAAGCACTTCGAGCGCCGGCTTGATGGAGCGCTCCTCGCCGAAGAAGCGCGTCATCATGGCGACGCCGATGAAGGGGAGCACGACGCCGACGGCGACGTGGTTCATCGCCGCGAAGACGGCGATTTCGGACACCCACTGTTCGACGCCCATGCCCTGCGCGTCGAGCGCGTTCGTGATGACCGGCACGTCGTCGAAGATGTCTATCATCCCGATGATGAGCGGCGTGCCGACCGCGCCGAAGGTGATGGCCATGAGGTTCCCCGTCAGCGCGACCACGACGGCCGCGAGCGGCGGGAAGCCGAGGCCGACGAGGAGCGGGCCAACGATTGCCGCGGGCGTGCCGAAGCCGGCGGCCGCCTCGATGAACGAGCCCATGAGGAACACGAGCAGGACGACCTGCACGCGGCGGTCCTCGCTGATGGAGGCGAAGCCGTTGTTGATGGCGTCGAACGCGCCCGTCTGCTTGAGCGTGTACAGGAGCAGGATAGCCCCGAAGACGATGTACAGGATATTCGAAGCGGTGATGAAGCCGTTGATGGTGGACGCGATAATCCACTGCGGCGTCATGCCCCAGCCGAGGACGCCGGCCCCGATTGCGACGAGCCACGCGACGGGCATCGCCCGCGTCGCGGGCCAGTACCGCCCGACCATCAGATAGGCGATGGTGATGAGCGGGAGCAGCGCGATGAGCGCGTCGGTCGCGCTAACCATGCTGCACACCCCCACAGTTCGTTCCAGCCTGTGCCGTTCCAGATTCGTGCCTGATGCGGTGCATCGTGGAATCCGCTACACAACTTTTGTGATATATATCTATCGTTCGTCGCTATTCCTGACAGATCTATTGGGGCCGGCTTACCCGGAGTACACAATCCAGTACACTCGTAGATGCCGTGCCAAATACGGAGTTAAACGCCGATTTCTTATTCTTCACGGTCTATCCTGTCTGTTTGCGCTCGGAGCCGAATTCGGGAACTCGACTCTCGAATCGACCTATTCACACGTGTTTCTCGGCCGCAACACACGACTGAATTGGAGGTACACTCGTGTGCAAAGGCTTATGCAGTCGTGTGAAAAGGACGTATCATGGAAGATGAGTCTCGCGCGCGCTCTCGAAATGAGCACGGACAGTACGTGGGACGCATCTCGCTGGACGCCGTCTTGGACGTGTTCGAGGAGCGCGACGACGCCGCTCGGCCCCTCACCGCCACCGACGTGATGGAGGCGCTCGACTGCTCGCGGCGCACCGCGCACAACAAGCTGAACGAACTCGAAGAACGCGGCGACCTCGCCACCCGGAAAGTCGGCGCTCGGAGCCGGGTGTTCTGGATTCCGATGCCCGCCCGCGGGGACTCGACTGCGGGGCGAGCCGCGGGTTCGGCAGACTCGCCAGCAGCCTCCGAAACCGAGGTCCCGAACGAGGCCGACGACCCGGATGACCTCGACCACCCGCCGGCCGTCTCGTCGGCCATCGAGCGCGCCGACCTGCCGGGAAGCGGCCCGATGCTCGACGCCCGCCGCGAGGCGCTGTCGGCGGCGTACCAGTACCTGACCGACCATCCGGAGGCGAAGAAGGCGGACTTCCTACGGGACGTGTACTACGACTACCCCGCCGGATTCGAGTCCGCTGAAGGCTGGTGGAACGCGATTCAGCCGGCGCTCAAGCAACTGCCCGGGGTCGACCCGCCGGAAGAGCGCGGTCATATCTGGCACTTCCTCGGCGGGTAGTCCGGTTTTCGAACGTGGCTCTCACCCTACGAATTTATACACTATCGGGCCACAATTCCGGCAAACGCATCGATGTCAAGCGATTCGTCGTCTGAGAGTTCCGTCTCGGAGTGTGGCCGCTCGTGAGCGACGGTCGCCCCGGTTCAGACCCGGATGCGTCCGCGCGCTCGGACGCGCTCGACGACTCGGACGACTCCAACGCGGAACCCTCGGAGTCCGCGCCCTCGACAGAACCCAGCGTCGCCGGCGGCGACGACGTCTACGCCTCCGAAGTCGAGGGAAAACAGTACCGCGGCACCTGGTATCTCCCGCTTCGCTACGAGGAGTTGGAGGAGTCGGACGACTCGGACGACTACCCCGATTCGGGCGACGGTGGGTCGTTCCGCCTCGCCGACCTCCCGCGGGTCCCTCGCGTCGGCCACGTCGTCGGTCCCTCGGCCATCATGCTCGGGGCGTCGCTCGGGAGCGGCGAGACGCTCTTTTGGCCCGTGTTGACCGCGCAGTACGGTTGGGGGGTCTTCTGGGCGTTCGTCGTCGGCGTCTTCACGCAGTTCCTCATCAACACGGAGCTTCAGCGCTGGACGCTCGCCACCGGCGAGAGCATCTTCCGCGCGTTCGCACGCGTGGGTTCGTACTGGCCGTGGGCGTTCCTCGTCGGTGGGCTCATCAGCCTCGGCTGGCCGGGGTGGGCCGCCGGCGCGGCGCAGGTCGCCACGACGGCGCTCGGACTGGACGGGTCTGTCGCGCTCTTCGGCGCGTCGCTCGCGACGTGGAAACTCGTTGCCGCCGCCCTCATGGGCGTCATCTGGCTCTCGTATCAGGTGTCGTCGGTCATGTACAACGCCGTCGAGGTGTTCCAAATCGGCCTCCTGTTCGTCGCCATCGGCGCGGCCCTACTGCTCGTCGCCGTGACCGGTTCGTGGGTCGAGTTCGCCGACCTCCCGGCGGCCGCGGGGTCGGTCGGAACGCTCCCCGAGGGGCTCGACATCGCGGTCTTCCTCGGCGGCCTCGCCTTCGCCGGCGCGGGGGGCTATCTGAACCTCTCGCAGAGCCTCTGGATGCGCGAGAAGGGCTACGGCATGGGCAACTATCAGGGGCGTGTGAAGAATCCGCTTCGCGGCGACGACCCCGAACCCATCGAGCGCGACGGGTTCGCGTTCCGCCCGACGCTGACGAACCTCCGCCGCTGGCGCGGCTGGTGGCGCGTCGTCCAACTCGAACACCTCCTGACGTTCGTGTTCGGTTTGCTCCTCGTCGCCCCCGCGCTGATGAGCGTGGCCATCCGCTACGCGTCCGGGTCCACCGCCAACGCCATCCAGATGTGGCTCGGCGACGTCGTCCCGCTGCTCGGCCCGGTTGGCTCCTTTCTCGTCTTCGCCGTTCTCTTCGTCGCGCTCTTTACCACCGAGTACGCCATCGTCGAGTCGTTCGTCCGCAACAGCGCCGACGCCCTCTACGAGTCCTACGGCCGGGAGGCCGGCTGGGACCTCCCGAAGCTGTTCTGGCGGCTCCTCACCGCCTTCTGCGTCTGGGGCGTCGTCATCATCTTGCTTTTTTCGTCGCCGTTCGAGGGCCAAGAGCCGTTTTTCTTCCTCGTCGTCGGGGCCGCGATGTCCGGCGTGATGATGTGGCCCTACACCGCGCTCGTGCTCGTGATGAACACGACTCGGCTCCCCGAACACGTCCAACCCGGCTGGGCTCGGGTCGTCGGCATGTGGTGGGCGACGGGCTTCTACGGCTACTTCAGCGTCCTCCTCGTCGGGACGTGGCTGACCGAACTCGGTCTCACGACGTTCCGGACAGTCCCGACGGTCCTCGGGAGCGGCACTGGGGGCTACCTCCTCTGGGCGGGCTACTTCGTCGTGCAAACGTACGCGGTGACCAAGTCCGCCGCCGGCAAGCGCGACGCGGCCGGAACTGTCGCCGACGCCGACGAGGCGACCGGTCGGTTCTCCTGACTCCTATCCTTCATAATTAACCGACAGCGTGGTGCTCGAACCCGAAGAACGATTATGTAGAACGCGCTAGCTCAACGTATGTCAACCGGCACGGTTGCGACGTTCGAGGACTCTCTCGAACGACTCGAAGTAGGCTGGACACACGCGTCTTCCGATGGGCTGGCGGACGTGCTCGAAGGACTCTGTTCGGACCCGACTATCGGCGTGGAACTTCCGTACGACGGCGTCGACCTCCCCGACTGGGTGAACACGGACCCGACCCCCACGGACCTCCGCGAGGCGAACGTCGGTGTCACGGCGGCTGGACTGGGCATCGCGGACTACGGGAGCGTCGTCGTGCAGGGCACGCCCGACGGCATCGAACCGGTGAGTCTGTTCGGCGACCTCCACGTCGCCGTTCTCCGACGGTCGGACATCGTCCCCGGCATGCCGGAGGCGTTCGACTGGCTGGGCGAGGAGTTCCGCACGGGGCACTCCTCGGCCATCATCGCCACCGGTCCCAGCGCCACCGCCGACATGGGCGCGCTGGTGAAAGGTGCGCACGGCCCGAAGGAAGTCCACGTGGTGATTCTCGATGAGTAAGGCGCGCGAGGCCAAGGCGGCGAAGATTCGACAACTGATGGAGACCGAGGGCGACGCCGTCGGCACGAGCACCCGCGGATTCAACGAGGGGCGCTACCAGTCGGTCCAGACGCTCGACGACTACGAGGGGCTGAAGTCGGAGGCGCGAGCCATCAAGGAAGACGCCATCGAGCGCCTCCCCGAACTCATCGACCAGTTGCGCGAGACGGTCGAATCCAACGGCGGCACGCTCTACATCGCCGACGACGCGGCCGACGCGAACCAGTACATCCGCGAGGTCTGCGAGGACAAGGAAGCAGAGCGCGTCGTCAAGTCGAAGTCGATGACCTCCGAGGAGATAGAGGTCAACGAGGACCTCGAAGCCGCCGACATCGACGTGGTCGAGACCGACCTCGGCGAGTGGGTCCTGCAGGTCGCAGACGAGTCGCCGTCGCACATCGTCGCACCCGCCATCCACAAGTCGCGGGAGGCCATCGCTGACCTGTTCAACGAGACGTTCGACCCCGACGAGCCCCTCGAAACCGCGGAGGAACTCACGATGTTCGCCCGCGAACAGCTCGGCGAACTCATCGAGGGCGCGGACGTGGGGATGACCGGCGCGAACTTCATCACCGCCGACACCGGGACGATGGCGCTCGTCACCTCCGAGGGCAACGCCCGGAAGACGGCCGTCGTGCCCGACACGCACGTCGCGGTCGCCGGCGTCGAGAAGATCATTCCGACCGTCGAGGACCTCCGACCCTTCGTCGAACTCATCGGCAAGTCGGGGACGGGACAGGACATCACCTCCTACATCTCGCTTCTGACCCCGCCGGTCGAGTCGCCGACCGTCGATTTCGACGCCCCCGACACGCCGCTTTCGGCGACCGAGACGGACCGCGACTTCCACCTCGTCCTCATCGACAACGGGCGGTTCGACATGCGCGAGGACGACCAACTGCGTGAGACGCTCTACTGCATCCGGTGTTCGGCGTGTTCCAACGTCTGCGCCAACTTCCAGCACGTCGGTGGCCACGCCTTCGGCGGCGAGACCTACTCCGGCGGCATCGGAACCGGCTGGGAGGCCGGCGTCGAGGGCCTCGACAGCGCCGCGGAGTTCAACGACCTCTGTACCGGCTGTAGCCGGTGTACCACCGCCTGCCCGGTCGAAATCGACATCCCGTGGATAAACACGGTCGTCCGCGACCGAGTCAACCGCGGCGAGGTGTCCGAACTCGACTGGCTCGTCGAGGGACTCACCCCCGACGAGGAACCCGGCGGCGTCAGCCTCCAGAAGCGCTTCTTCGGCAACTTCGAGACGGCCGCGAAGGTCGGGAGCTTCTTCGCGCCCGTCTCCAACTGGGCCGCCGGTCTCGGCGTCTCCCGCGACCTCATGGAGCGGTTCCTCGGTATCGACGCCCGCCGCGAACTCCCCGCCTTCCAGCGCGAGACGCTGAAAGACTGGTTCGAGAGCCGCACCTCGCGGGTCGACGACCCGGTGCGGACCGCCGTGCTCTACCCCGACGTGTACACGAACCACGTGCAGGTCGAACGCGGGAAGGCCGCGGTCCGAACCCTCGAAGCCCTCGGCGTCGACGTAATCGTCCCCGACGTTCGCTCGTCGGGCCGCGCCCCGCTCTCGCAGGGCATGATTGCGACCGCGGAGGACCACGCTCACGACGTGTACGCCGGCCTCGCGGAGCACATCGACGACGGCCGCGACATCGTCGTCATCGAGCCGTCTGACCTCGCGATGTTCCGAACCGAGTACGAGAAGTTCCTGCCCGAGAAGTCCTTCGAGCGCATCTCCGAGGCCAGCTACGAGGTCATGGAGTACGTCTTCGGCCTGCTCGAACACGGTGCGGACGCCGACGCGCTCTCGACGAGCGAGGGCGAGGGCGTCGCCTACCACAGCCACTGCCAACAGCGCACCCTCGGCCTCGAAGGCCACACCGAGGCGGTCCTGTCGGACCTCGGCTACGACGTCGCCACCTCCGACGTGGAGTGCTGCGGCATGGCCGGCTCGTTCGGCTACAAGTCGGAGTATTACGAACTCAGCGTCGACGTCGGCTCCGAGCTACAGGGGCAGTTCCAGACCGACGAGAACAGGGACCGCACCGTCGTCGCCAGCGGGACCTCCTGTCTGGAACAGCTCGATTCGCTGCTCAGCCGGCCGACGCAACATCCGATTCAACTGGTCGCGCCGCGGCGGTAACGCCCTCGAGAACGAGCCGTCGCGGCCGACGGCTCGAACGCTTTCTTTCAACGGAACATCACGACACCCTCCGGCGATTTCCCGCCGGCGTCGGACGCCCGTCTGCCGCGTGTCTGCGGCCCGAGTCGCGGGCTACGAACAATTAAGACCCGGCATCCCATGTTGGCGGATATGGACGGGACGCCCGAAGAGATTACGACGCTCGTAGGCCGGGAGGTCTACTCGAACAACGGTGTGTTCGTCGGCGAAGTCGAAGACGTCCGCCTCGACCTGGACCACGAGACGGTCACCGGTCTCGCGTTGACGGCGCTGAACGACGAACTGTTCCGCAATCAAATCGAACCCGGGAAGGGCGTTCTCATCCCGTATCGGTGGGTCCGCGCCGTCGGTGACGTCATTCTCATCAACGACGTCATCGAGCGCCTGAAGAATCCCGAAGAAGACGAAGAGTCGCTCGTCGTCTGACGTTTTAGCTTCCGTTTCCGCTCTCGCCGCCCTCAACGCCCATCGCACGGAAGAGCTTGCGCTTTACCGCTTCTTCGGTGAGTTGGAGGAGCGTGTCGCGGTTGTCATCGTTGGATTCGATGCCCGTGAAGATTCCGAGCGGAATCTCGACGGACCCCTGCGTGGAGTGGCCGCCGGCCTCGCCGATGCCCGTGAAGGCGTCGCTCAGAATCTTCCCGATGTTCATGCGGATGTCCTTCGACCGCGCCGCGAGGTAGATGGTGTCGTCGGCGATGCCGAAGACGGCCGTCGTGGTGATTCCCTCCAGATTGAGGAGGTGCTGGGCCGCCTGCGTCAGCGCGTCGCGGTCGCGGATGAACCCCGCGTTCGAGACGAGGTGCGAGCCCTGCACGTCGCGGTTCTGGATGGCCTCGGCGAGCACGTCCAGCGTCTCCGGCGACATCGATGGCGACTCGACCTTTTCGAGCGTGTCGTGGTCGGCGAAGGGGTAGAGATACGCCGCGGCCGTCAGGTCCGCGGGCGTCGTGTCGCGCTTGAAGTCGAGCGTCTCGGCGCGGATGCCGTAGAGAAGCGCCGTTGCCACCGCCTGTGATGGGCTGAGGTCGAACTCTTGGATGTACTTCGTGAGAATCGTCGAGGTCG of the Haloferax sp. Atlit-12N genome contains:
- a CDS encoding L-lactate permease, with protein sequence MVSATDALIALLPLITIAYLMVGRYWPATRAMPVAWLVAIGAGVLGWGMTPQWIIASTINGFITASNILYIVFGAILLLYTLKQTGAFDAINNGFASISEDRRVQVVLLVFLMGSFIEAAAGFGTPAAIVGPLLVGLGFPPLAAVVVALTGNLMAITFGAVGTPLIIGMIDIFDDVPVITNALDAQGMGVEQWVSEIAVFAAMNHVAVGVVLPFIGVAMMTRFFGEERSIKPALEVLPLTLFAWASFSVPYFLTAYFLGPVFPGLVGAMVGLLLTVSALKAGFFHPDEEWDFAPQTEWPDHWVGDIQPGETSKRGGAVAADGGVAQQMSLWKAWTPYVLVAALLVVTRVFDPLTRFLTSNLVFEYADIWGTGLTGDFQLLYLPGAVFLVVHLVTIGLHDMDAKQVKATWAETAEKVMPAVIALLFAVATVQIMLQSGNATGTDSMLIVLSEGMAGIAGGAYPFFAAFVGAFGAFLAGSNTVSDILFGTFQYGVADQIGTSKTVMLGAQAVGGAIGNLIAVHNVVAALAVVGLVGEEGRVIRLELIPLLYYGTATGVLTLLFSYVLFPGVF
- a CDS encoding HTH domain-containing protein, whose protein sequence is MEDESRARSRNEHGQYVGRISLDAVLDVFEERDDAARPLTATDVMEALDCSRRTAHNKLNELEERGDLATRKVGARSRVFWIPMPARGDSTAGRAAGSADSPAASETEVPNEADDPDDLDHPPAVSSAIERADLPGSGPMLDARREALSAAYQYLTDHPEAKKADFLRDVYYDYPAGFESAEGWWNAIQPALKQLPGVDPPEERGHIWHFLGG
- a CDS encoding Nramp family divalent metal transporter translates to MSDGRPGSDPDASARSDALDDSDDSNAEPSESAPSTEPSVAGGDDVYASEVEGKQYRGTWYLPLRYEELEESDDSDDYPDSGDGGSFRLADLPRVPRVGHVVGPSAIMLGASLGSGETLFWPVLTAQYGWGVFWAFVVGVFTQFLINTELQRWTLATGESIFRAFARVGSYWPWAFLVGGLISLGWPGWAAGAAQVATTALGLDGSVALFGASLATWKLVAAALMGVIWLSYQVSSVMYNAVEVFQIGLLFVAIGAALLLVAVTGSWVEFADLPAAAGSVGTLPEGLDIAVFLGGLAFAGAGGYLNLSQSLWMREKGYGMGNYQGRVKNPLRGDDPEPIERDGFAFRPTLTNLRRWRGWWRVVQLEHLLTFVFGLLLVAPALMSVAIRYASGSTANAIQMWLGDVVPLLGPVGSFLVFAVLFVALFTTEYAIVESFVRNSADALYESYGREAGWDLPKLFWRLLTAFCVWGVVIILLFSSPFEGQEPFFFLVVGAAMSGVMMWPYTALVLVMNTTRLPEHVQPGWARVVGMWWATGFYGYFSVLLVGTWLTELGLTTFRTVPTVLGSGTGGYLLWAGYFVVQTYAVTKSAAGKRDAAGTVADADEATGRFS
- a CDS encoding LUD domain-containing protein, producing the protein MSTGTVATFEDSLERLEVGWTHASSDGLADVLEGLCSDPTIGVELPYDGVDLPDWVNTDPTPTDLREANVGVTAAGLGIADYGSVVVQGTPDGIEPVSLFGDLHVAVLRRSDIVPGMPEAFDWLGEEFRTGHSSAIIATGPSATADMGALVKGAHGPKEVHVVILDE
- a CDS encoding LUD domain-containing protein, which gives rise to MSKAREAKAAKIRQLMETEGDAVGTSTRGFNEGRYQSVQTLDDYEGLKSEARAIKEDAIERLPELIDQLRETVESNGGTLYIADDAADANQYIREVCEDKEAERVVKSKSMTSEEIEVNEDLEAADIDVVETDLGEWVLQVADESPSHIVAPAIHKSREAIADLFNETFDPDEPLETAEELTMFAREQLGELIEGADVGMTGANFITADTGTMALVTSEGNARKTAVVPDTHVAVAGVEKIIPTVEDLRPFVELIGKSGTGQDITSYISLLTPPVESPTVDFDAPDTPLSATETDRDFHLVLIDNGRFDMREDDQLRETLYCIRCSACSNVCANFQHVGGHAFGGETYSGGIGTGWEAGVEGLDSAAEFNDLCTGCSRCTTACPVEIDIPWINTVVRDRVNRGEVSELDWLVEGLTPDEEPGGVSLQKRFFGNFETAAKVGSFFAPVSNWAAGLGVSRDLMERFLGIDARRELPAFQRETLKDWFESRTSRVDDPVRTAVLYPDVYTNHVQVERGKAAVRTLEALGVDVIVPDVRSSGRAPLSQGMIATAEDHAHDVYAGLAEHIDDGRDIVVIEPSDLAMFRTEYEKFLPEKSFERISEASYEVMEYVFGLLEHGADADALSTSEGEGVAYHSHCQQRTLGLEGHTEAVLSDLGYDVATSDVECCGMAGSFGYKSEYYELSVDVGSELQGQFQTDENRDRTVVASGTSCLEQLDSLLSRPTQHPIQLVAPRR
- a CDS encoding PRC-barrel domain-containing protein, translated to MDGTPEEITTLVGREVYSNNGVFVGEVEDVRLDLDHETVTGLALTALNDELFRNQIEPGKGVLIPYRWVRAVGDVILINDVIERLKNPEEDEESLVV